The Mytilus trossulus isolate FHL-02 chromosome 13, PNRI_Mtr1.1.1.hap1, whole genome shotgun sequence genome has a segment encoding these proteins:
- the LOC134695139 gene encoding BTB and MATH domain-containing protein 38-like: protein MELRHRMKHSITDSLRTREEEKSPRSAVSDDLNSNDEIENEDAVKEEDPLEKLTSNEQNLASPFTQQNVGLVFGNTKIFVQKELLIAVSPVFKAMFSSSFLEGSKEEVPLPGKKLSHFVLFLRYLTPGFDDELSEDNVHHMLPLADEYQTDDLKKRIEDFLVDGVISKSDSITSEQIILDILEAEMYKLSDYLKESIAVASRKKFDSLTKSPKFEEISQTTQSKISFKRWKDIDKIFNKAVKVSPQFIRHQETKVIHGYSRGFGSSVSNEPKQYEIDIKEVGEHLKKYMKEN, encoded by the exons ATGGAGCTACGTCACCGGATGAAACACTCAATCACAGATTCATTGAGAACACGAGAAGAAGAAAAGTCACCGAGATCAGCTGTTTCGGATGACTTAAATAGTAATgatgaaatagaaaatgaagATGCGGTAAAAGAAGAAGACCCTTTAGAAAAGTTAACAAGCaatgaacaaaatttggcgTCACCTTTCACTCAACAGAATGTTGGATTGGTTTTTGGTAACACAAAGATCTTTGTTCAAAAGGAACTTCTTATAGCGGTGTCTCCTGTGTTTAAGGCCATGTTTAGTTCTTCATTCCTTGAAGGATCGAAGGAAGAGGTACCTTTACCAGGGAAAAAACTCAgccattttgttctttttttacgTTATCTGACTCCAGGATTCGATGATGAATTATCAG AAGACAATGTTCATCATATGTTGCCTTTAGCTGATGAATATCAAACTGatgatttaaagaaaagaattgAAGATTTTCTGGTTGATGGTGTGATTTCCAAATCAGATTCCATCACTTCAGAGCAAATCATATTAGATATTCTTGAAGCGGAAATGTACAAATTATCTGACTATTTAAAAGAATCCATTGCAGTTGCTTCCCGGAAAAAGTTTGACAGCTTGACAAAAAGTccaaaatttgaagaaatatcTCAAACTACACAAAGTAAAATTAGCTTCAAACGGTGGAAAGATATCGATAAGATATTTAACAAGGCCGTAAAAGTTAGTCCTCAGTTCATACGGCATCAGGAAACTAAAGTGATACATGGTTATTCAAGAGGATTTGGGTCGAGCGTGTCTAATGAACCTAAACAATATGAAATTGATATCAAAGAGGTTggtgaacatttaaaaaaatacatgaaagaGAACTAA
- the LOC134694408 gene encoding uncharacterized protein LOC134694408, which yields MQKPSTSTKDGEPILQEISENDDTFSEEEWSNDSEEDFEHLSSREKNLALPFNQPNIAFVFGTSKLYAQKDYLIDVSPVFKAMFSPTFLEGSLEDIPLPGKKISHFVHFLRYLSPGFEDELTEDTVHHMLHLADEYQTDDLKKKIEKFLTKGVLSESDSITSEQIISDIHEAERYKLNDYLTACIDVASRKKFQSLKRNSKFEEISQNTHLKIAFKRMDNIDKIYNNAVQSDLGLTRLKTNQFHMRDLGTNLKPYMKDN from the exons ATGCAGAAACCTTCTACAAGTACAAAAGATGGGGAACCAATTCTACAAGAAATAAGTGAAAATGATGATACTTTTAGTGAAGAAGAATGGTCGAATGACTCAGAGGAAGATTTTGAACATTTATCAAGCCGGGAAAAAAACTTAGCCTTACCTTTTAATCAACCAAATATCGCATTTGTTTTTGGTACAAGTAAGCTCTATGCACAAAAGGATTATCTTATAGACGTCTCGCCTGTGTTTAAAGCAATGTTTAGTCCTACATTTCTGGAAGGATCTTTAGAAGATATACCTCTACCTGGTAAAAAAATTAGTCATTTTGTTCATTTCCTGCGTTATCTGTCTCCGGGATTCGAAGATGAACTTACag aagACACTGTTCATCATATGTTGCATTTAGCTGATGAATATCAAACTgatgatttaaagaaaaagattgaaaagttCCTTACCAAGGGCGTTTTGTCTGAGTCAGATTCCATCACATCAGAACAAATTATCTCAGATATTCATGAAGCGGAAAGGTACAAGTTAAACGACTACCTGACTGCATGCATTGATGTAGCATCTCGGAAAAAATTTCAAAGCTTGAAAAGAAATTCGAAATTTGAAGAGATATCTCAAAATACACACCTTAAAATTGCCTTTAAACGGATGGACAATATCGATAAGATTTACAATAATGCAGTACAAAGTGACCTTGGACTCACAAGactaaaaacaaatcaatttcatATGAGAGATCTTGGCACTAACTTAAAACCATACATGAAAGATAACTAA